The region AGTGCCGGGGATATCAATGGCGATGGCGTCGATGACCTGATCATTGGCGCACCCTTTGCCGACTCCAACGGCTTCGATTCCGGCTCTAGCTATGTGGTGTTTGGTGGTGGTGATTTTAGTATCCCCCTCAATCTATCCACCCTCAGTGGCAGCAATGGCTTTCGTCTCGTTGGGGGGGCACAATTTGACCGTTTCGGTTTTTCAGTGAGCAGTGCCGGGGATGTCAATGGCGATGGCGTCGATGACCTGATCATTGGCGCACCCAGTGCCGACCCCAACGG is a window of Leptolyngbya sp. CCY15150 DNA encoding:
- a CDS encoding integrin alpha, which gives rise to SAGDINGDGVDDLIIGAPFADSNGFDSGSSYVVFGGGDFSIPLNLSTLSGSNGFRLVGGAQFDRFGFSVSSAGDVNGDGVDDLIIGAPSADPNG